A window of Palaemon carinicauda isolate YSFRI2023 chromosome 27, ASM3689809v2, whole genome shotgun sequence contains these coding sequences:
- the LOC137621132 gene encoding uncharacterized protein, producing MEVKSVAVLIGICVIAACICNKATASNPKTGKFYQKSVFDDQDQTDTSVTEKPFEGFHVIIAERLLGALGEIFDGLLKGKNANDPIVMFGNGIRFGLYMVLGYNDKHECYQRCWCMAGTVLGRLSNTTTAALLAVRYVAPQSWHSAINLAEEGALGIPCTNYKCGTGTEQSGSDE from the exons ATGGAGGTTAAATCTGTCGCTGTGTTAATTGGTATTTGTGTGATCGCCGCC TGTATCTGTAATAAAGCTACCGCTTCAAATCCGAAGACCGGGAAATTTTATCAAAAATCTGTTTTCGATGACCAAGATCAAACCGATACTTCTGTTACGGAGAAGCCCTTCGAAGGCTTTCATGTAATAATAGCGGAACGGTTATTGGGCGCTCTCGGAGAAATCTTCGACGGATTATTAAAGGGCAAAAACGCCAACGACCCTATTGTCATGTTTGGAAACGGAATAAGATTCGGGCTTTATATGGTTCTTG gcTACAACGACAAACACGAATGCTACCAGCGTTGCTGGTGCATGGCAGGTACAGTCTTGGGTAGGCTTTCTAACACAACTACCGCAGCCTTACTTGCCGTGAGATACGTTGCTCCTCAAAGCTGGCATAGCGCTATTAATCTTGCTGAGGAAGGAGCTCTTGGAATCCCTTGCACTAATTATAA GTGTGGCACTGGCACAGAACAATCTGGCTCGGATGAGTGA